CAGGTGTGACGTTTGCGCGTTTCGCACCGTGGATAACTAGCTCTGGGTGACTTTCACTGGGGTTTCTCGACAACGCGCTCGGGCGTTTCCTCGACGCGGTGTCATCGATGACGGGAACAATGCGGTTCATGGCCGATCGGCAGGAGGCGCACGATGACTGATGCGGAGACCTCGGACCAGCAGCCCGAACTCAAGCGGGTGATGGGTCCGGGGCTGTTGCTGTTATTCGTCGTTGGCGACATTCTCGGCACCGGCGTCTATGCCCTGACGGGGCAGGTGGCCGGCGAGGTGGGTGGTGCGGCCTGGCTGCCATTCCTTTTGGCGTTCATCATCGCGACCATCACCGCGTTCTCGTACCTCGAACTGGTCACCAAGTATCCGCAGGCCGCCGGCGCAGCGCTGTACGCGCACAAGGCATTCGGCATCCACTTCTTCACGTTCCTCGTCGCGTTCGTGGTCATGTGCTCGGGCATCACCTCGGCGTCGACGGCGTCGCAGGCGTTCGCGTCCAACCTCGTCAAGGGGTTCGCGCTGGACTGGGGCAAGGTCGGCATCGCGATCATCGCACTGGTCTTCATGGGGACGCTGGCTGCCATCAACCTCCGCGGCGTCAGCGAAAGTGTGAAGCTCAACGTCGGTTTGACCGCCGTCGAGATCACCGGCCTGCTGCTGGTCATCGCCGTCGGGCTGTGGGCGTTCACCCAGGGTGGCGACCACATCGACTTCTCCCGCGTCGTCCTCTTCGAAAGCGAAAGCGAACGAAGCACTTTCGTCGCGGTGACGGCGGCGACCTCGCTGGCCTTCTTCGCGATGGTGGGCTTCGAGGACTCGGTCAACATGGCCGAAGAGACCAAGGACCCGGTGCGGATCTTTCCGAAGGTTCTGTTGAGCGGCTTGACGATCGCGGGCATCGTCTACGTGCTGGTGTCCATCATCGCGGTGGCGCTGGTGCCCATCGGTGAGCTGACCGCGAGCAAGACGCCGTTGGTCGACGTGGTCGAGGCCGCCGCCCCCGGGTTGCCGATCGGCACGCTGTTCCCGTTCATCACGATGTTCGCGGTGTCGAACACCGCGCTGATCAACATGCTGATGGCGAGCCGGCTCATCTACGGCATGGCCCGTCAGCACGTGCTGCCCCCTGTGCTGGGCTCGGTGCACAAGACGCGGCGCACGCCATGGGTCGCCATCCTGTTCACGACGGGGATCGCGTTCGGGTTGATCTTCTACGTATCCGCGTTCGCCAGCGACAAGGCGATCTCGGTGCTCGGTGGCACCACGTCACTGCTGCTGCTCGCGGTGTTCGCGATGGTCAATGTCGCGGTGCTGGTACTGCGCCGCGACGTGCGACAGACCGGAGGCCATTTCAAGACACCGACGGCACTGCCGGTCATCGGGTTCATCGCCTCGCTGTACCTGGTGACGCCGCTGTCGGGACGCCCGGGAACGCAGTACCTGCTCGCGGGGATCCTGCTGCTGATCGGGGTCGTGCTGTTCGGCGTCACCGTGCTGATCAACAAGCAGCTGGGCATCAAGACCAAGGGCATCATCGACCCCACGCACCTGGCCGAGACCCCGGACTAGTCGCGACCGTTGAGTTTCTTGAGGCGCTCCGTCAGCAGACCCACCCGGTGGGCGTTGCCGTGCAGCTCCAGATAGCGATCGCCGAACACCGCCAGCAGCGCGTCATCGAGGCGGCGCACCGCACCCGGCGGATAGCGATACCCCATCGTCTGGTTGACGGCGTCCGCGTCGACGCCGTCGAGCACGGAGCTCAGCTCGTCGAGTGAGGTGATGCCGAGTTCCAGCAGCAGCCCGGAGATCCAGGCGTAGTGGTCCGTACGCGACCACCCCGCGTCGGCGTAGCGGTTGCCCAAATACGTTGCGAGCACCGGGGTTGCGATCCGCGGATCGTCGGAGACACTCTTCTCGTCGGTCATCGGTTCTTCAGACACCGTTTCCCGCAGCCGTTCGCGGATGGCGGTGAACTCACGATCGGCGAGTTCGAGCAGCCCCGCCGCCAGCGTGAACCGGCGATCGAGGTCCGGAACATGTTCGGCGGGAATCGAACCCTTGTAGCGGACGTCGTGTTCGAACTCGGCCCACGCGTGCTGCAACACCGTGCGCACCTGGATCGACGCTGGTTGTTGTTCACCCTCGACGCCGACGAGCACGTGCCTGCTGGCGTAGCCCCACCGACCCTCGCGCGCCGTCTCGAGGCCCATGTCGCGGTCGTCGAGAAGGCGCATCTCGTCGGCCAGAAGCGTGACGACCGCGTCGACGTCCTCGTGCAGGTAGGTGATGACCCGCAACCCGATCTGGTCGGTGATCTCGACCAACGGGTCGCTGTAGAGCCGCTTACCGTCGACGATGCGTTCGGCCTTGGCCGCGAACGACTCCACGCTCTTGGTACGCGCCGCGATGCTGAGGTAGTTGATGCCCGCGTCGTCCAGCAGTCCCGTCACCAGCTTGAGGTAGTTGTCGGTGGCGGCCACCAGCGCGGGCCGTCGGGCCTCGTAGTCGGCGACGGCGGTCCGGACCGCTGCCGGAATCGCTTCCGGGGGTTGCGGTCTGGTGTCGGCGGGCGCGGCGGTGCGACGGGCGTCGGGCAGCGTCGGCGTGACGATGTACCCCGACTCGACGTCCCCGTACGTGGTCACGTCATCGGGCCGGTGGTAGCGGTAGAGCGCGACATAGGCGCACAACACCGCGTCGACGGGATCCTCGTCCCTGTCGAGTTGTCCCGGCCTTGTCGCCGCCTCCACCCGTTTTCGAAGCTCGACCCAGGTGACACTGCGGTTCACCCGCAGCCGTGGTGTCGCGTCGTCGAGCGATTCGATGTGCGTCATCAGCTCCAGCAGCGCACGCTTGCGCACGTCGAACTTGCCGCGCTTGTACTTCAGCGTCTTGGGCAGGTTGAACAGCACGACGCTGGCCGGGTGCGGGAAGACTTCGATCGCCTGACGTTCGGCGTGCGAGGCGGGATCGAGGTCCAGGCCGAGGCGCGCGGCGAGGACCTCACCGCGGGGCGGGTTGAACTCCGGTCGCTCACGAAACGCCGGCCGTGCGCCCGCCTCGAACCTGGCGAAGTCTCGATTCAGTGCCAGCTCGCAGGGACGCGCGCTCTTCTCGGTCTTCACGATCAGGGGTGCGTCGATGGCGACGACGCATTCGTCGCGGGTGTACGGGGCGATCGCGGCGGCGATGCTCTCGTCGTCCCCGGCCGTGCCGAGATGCAGCAGGCGGCCGTCGGAGTCGATGACCGCGACACCCGTCTGGTTTCTCTCACCCCATGCAAGATCGAGCCCAACGAAGTGCATACCGGCTAGCTTTCCCTATTTGGGGCCCTACTCGTGCTGCTCTATTTGCGTTCGTGCCCGCCGACGTAAGCTCTGTCCTTGTGACGATCCCGAATGTGCTGGCCAACCGGTACGCCAGCGATGAAATGGTGGCCATCTGGTCGCCGGAGGCCAAGGTCGTCGCGGAGCGTCGGCTCTGGCTCGCGGTGTTACGGGCACAAGCCGAGCTGGGGGTCGACGTGCCCGCCGGCGTCGTCGAAGACTACGAGCGCGTGCTCGAGGACGTCGACCTGTCCTCGATCGCCGCGCGCGAGCGGGTGCTGCGCCACGACGTAAAAGCGCGTATCGAGGAGTTCAACGCGCTGGCGGGTCACGAGCACGTGCACAAGGGCATGACCTCTCGCGATCTGACGGAGAACGTCGAGCAGTTACAGATCCGCCGGTCGCTGGAGCTGGTGTTCTCGCACGGGGTCGCGGTGGTGGCGCGGCTCGCCGAGCGGGCTGTCGTGTACCGCGACCTGGTGATGGCAGGCCGCAGCCACAACGTCGCCGCGCAGGCCACCACGTTGGGTAAGCGGTTCGCCTCGGCCGCCGAAGAGCTTCTGGTCGCACTGAATCGGTTGCGGTCGTTGATCGACCGCTATCCGCTGCGCGGCATCAAGGGTCCGATGGGCACCGCGCAGGACATGCTCGATCTGTTCGACGGCGACACCGCGAAGCTCGCCCAGCTGGAGGCGCGGATCGCCGAATTCCTCGGCTTCACAGAGATTTTCACCAGCGTCGGGCAGGTGTACCCGCGGTCGCTTGACCACGACGTCGTCTCCGCGCTGGTGCAGGTCGGTGCGGGGCCGTCGTCGATGGCGCACACCATCCGGCTGATGGCGGGCCATGAACTGGTGACCGAGGGGTTCGCCCCCGGTCAGGTCGGCTCATCGGCGATGCCGCACAAGATGAACACCCGATCGTGCGAGCGGGTCAACGGCCTGCAGGTGGTGCTCCGCGGCTACGCGTCGATGGCCGCCGAACTGGCGGGTGCGCAGTGGAACGAGGGCGACGTGTTCTGCTCGGTGGTGCGACGCGTCGCGCTGCCCGATGCGTTCTTCGCGATCGACGGGCAGACCGAGACGTTTCTGACGGTGCTCGACGAGTTCGGTGCCTATCCGGCCGTGATCCAGCGAGAATTGGACCGCTACCTGCCGTTCTTGGCGACGACCAGGATCCTCATCGCCGCGGTGCGGGCGGGCGTCGGCCGGGAGACCGCGCATGAGGTGATCAAGGAGCACGCCGTCGCGGTGGCGCTGGCGATGCGGGAGAAGGGCGCCGAGCCCGATCTGCTCGACCGGTTGGCCGCGGATTCGCGGCTGCCACTGGACCGCGTCGCACTGGACGCGGCGCTGGCGGACAAACAGGCGTTCACGGGTGCGGCGGGAGACCAGGTCGATCGGGTCGTCGAGGCCGTCGATGAATTGGTCGGACGCTATCCGGAGGCCGCGAAGTACACCTCGGGCGCGATCCTGTGACCTCGGTGGCGGGAGCACTCGCCGAGATCGACTTCACCGATCTCGACAACTTCGCCAACGGCTTCCCGCACGCACTGTTCGCGATCCACCGTCGCGAGGCACCCGTCTACTGGCACGAACCGACCGCCAACACCCCCGATGGTGAGGGTTTCTGGTCGGTCGCAACGCACGCCGAAACCCTTGCGGTGTTTCGAGATCCGGAGACGTATTCGTCGGTGACCGGTGGTTCGCGTCCGTTCGGCGGCACGCTGCTGCAGGATCTGGCCGTCGCTGGGCAGGTGCTGAACATGATGGATGATCCGCGGCATTCGCACATCCGCAGGCTCGTCAGCTCGGGGCTGACGCCGCGGATGATCGCGCGGGTCGAGGACGATCTGCGCACCCGCGCCCGCCGGCTGCTTGATTCTGTGACCCCGGGGGAGCCGTTCGACTTTCTGGTCGACGTGGCCGCCGAGCTGCCGATGCAGATGATCTGCATTCTATTGGGAGTTCCTGAGTCCGAACGGCATTGGCTGTTCGAGGCGATCGAGCCGCAGTTCGATTTCGGCGGCTCGCGCAAGGCATCCGTTGGGCAGTTGACGCCCGAGGAGGCGGGCTCGCGGATGTACACCTACGGCCAGGAGCTGATCGCGTCGAAGCGTGCCGAGCCGACCGACGACATGCTGTCCGTGGTGGCCAACGCGACGGTGGAGGACGAATCTCTCACTGGGTCTTCCCTTTCGGAAGTCGAGCTGTACCTGTTCTTCAGCCTACTGTTCAGCGCCGGCGCGGAAACGACGCGCAACTCCGTCGCGGGTGGGCTGTTGGCGTTGATCGAGAATCCGGACCAAATGCACGCGCTGCGTGACGATCTGGAGCAGCTGCCGACCGCGATCGAGGAGATGGTGCGATGGACGTCGCCGTCACCGTCGAAGCGGCGCACTGCGACACGTGACGTCGAGCTGGCGGGCTGTCAGATCAAAGCCGGCGACAAGGTGCAGATCTGGGAGGGCTCGGCCAATCGGGATCCGGCGGCGTTCGACGATCCGGACACCTTCAACATCACGCGTAAACCGAATCCGCACTTGGGTTTCGGCCACGGTGTGCACTATTGCCTGGGAGCGAACTTGGCGCGCCTCGAGTTGCGCGTGCTCTATGAGGAGTTGCTGACGCGGTTCGGGTCGGCGCGGCTGGTCAAGCCCGTGGAGTGGACGCGCAGTAACCGGCATACCGGGATGCGTCACTTGGTGGTCGAACTACGGCCGTGAGACCCGACATATTCGCGGCGGTCATGGCGACCGGCATCGTGTCGATCGCGGCCGCGGACCACGGGATTGACGTCGTCAGCGTGATTCTCATCGTTGTTGCGGCGGTGGGACTTCCGGTGTTGATGGTGATGACGGCCAGGGCGTGGCGCGAATTCGACATGCGCGATCCCAATGTGACGTTGCCGCTGTTCAGCTATATCGCCGCGTGCGCGGTGGTGGGTGCGAGGCTGGCCGAGCATAGGTTCGTGCTCTGGATGTTGGCGGGCCTGGCGTTACAGGGCTGGGTGTCGTTGGTGCCGTTGGCGATGCGGTCGATGTGGCGGCACCGCTGGACCGGCCTGCGCGACCGGGCGCACGGCGGCTGGGAACTGGCGGCGGTTGCGACGTCTGGGTTGGCGATCGTCTCAGCACAGCTCGACGTCTTGTTCTGGGCCGTCGTGTTCTGGCTGCTTGGTCTGGTTGTGTACGTGGCGATGACGACGCTGGTGTTGTGGCGGGTGCGGCACGACGCGTCGTCGCCCGAACTAGCGCAACCGAATGTCTGGATTCTGATGGGCGGCATAGCGATTGCGACGCTGGCCGGCGATCATCTGCATCGCATCCTGATACCGGGGCCGATCGCCGACGGTGTGCGCGCGGTGACGATAGCGACGTGGATCGTGGCGACGGCGTGGATCCCCGTGCTTCTTGTCGTGGTCATACGACGATCGGTGGGCTGGGCTGGCCCGCGGTCTTTCCGATCGGCATGTACTCGTCGGCGACATATGCGACGGCGGTGGAAACCGGTTGGCGGTGGTTGGTCGCGCTGTCGCTGGTGTTCTTCTGGGTGGCGTTGGCGGCGTGGCTCGTCGTCGCCGGCGACGCTTTTTTGCGGTTTCGGCGTGCTAGGTCTCGCTCACGTTGACTTAGCACGCCGAAATCGCAGTACGAATGATGCTGAGCACTCGTTGTGGATGCTCGGTGAGGTCCAGCCAGGTGAACCGCAGCACCTGCCAGCCCTGCAGCGCGATGTCGTTCTGCCGCTCGCGGTCGATCTGGAAGTCGGCGGCCTGGCTGTGATAGGCCCATCCGTCGACTTCGATCGCGACCCGCTGCGCGGCGAAGGCCACGTCGATCGTGTAACCGCCGACGCGGTAGTTGGCCTGCCAGCCGTCGATGTGCGCGGTGCGCAGCAGCTTCACCAGAATGCGTTCGGCTTCCGACCGGGCGCCGTCGGACGCGGCCGCAAGGAGTCGTCGCGCCGCCGGTGAACCGTAGCGGCCCTTGTTGCGTAGATGCGTGCGCCAGAGGTCGCGGAGTTCGGCGTCTCGTTGCAGCGCGGCGTCCATCAGCTTGGCGCCACCGCCCCTGCGCACGGCCGCCTCGACGATCGTCAGCGCCGGTGCGGTCACCCGCAGTCCGTTGTGTTCGACGACGTCCGCGGGGTTCAGGTCGCGACGACGCACGACCGAACCGTCGTGGCAGCGGCCGTTGCTGTCGCGGGGCACCGTCACCTCGACGATGTCGGGTGCGAATCGGGTGAGGCCGTGCCACCACGCGGCGGCCAAGCCGCTGCCGACGGCACGGTCGCCGTAGCCCCAGACCGCTGCGCGTATTCGCGCTGCATGGGTGAACTCCCTGTCGTCGGCGAAGTACACCCGTCGCGAACACCGCAGCCATTTTCCTGCCGTCACTCGACGGCTCACCGCCTGTTTGGAGAGGCCCGCAGACCTCGCTTGTGCCAGGGTGATGACGCCGTCGTGTCGGCGCAGGAATTCCTCGAGCATGCGTAATGGACGTCGACCGCCCGTCGTCGGTTCCCTCAATTGCGGATTCGGCGTGCTGGGTCACCCTCAGCGAGACTGAGCACGCCGAAATCGCTGTACTCCGGCGGCGCGCAGCTCCAACGCCGCGAGTCCCTGTATCGCCGCCGCGTCGTGTCCGCGCCAGGCGCCTACGGGATCGGGATGTATCGCGAGCAGCTTGCCCAGCGGCCGGTTGGCCAGCGCCCGCATCGCGAGCAGCTGCTCGCCGGCGGGTGTCCGGGCCAGCGTGATCGCGATCCACTTGCGGCGGAAGAACCGGATGCGCAGGAAGAGCCACGGCATCGCGATGAACAGAATCGGCGGGGCGGCCACCGCCAACGCCAGCACCCACGCCAGCCACGACGCCGTCGAATCCAGGCTCTGCCCGGCGCCTGCGATATCCAGCGCCGCTTGCGCGGCCGCGCGCAGGGGCCTGGCCAGCGAGTCGCCGACGAGCGGGAAGTCGTCGGTGCTGTCGCCTGCCGAGTTGAGGTTGTCGGCGACGCCGTTGGCGCCGGTCTGGACCCGACGGCCCACTTCGGCGATCGTCGACACCGCGGCATGCACCGCCATTCCGACCAACACCCAGATCACCGTCCAGGTGATCACGACGGCATCGCTGATCAACTGGGCCAGCAGGCGCGAGGGCGTGGTGGCATAAGGGAGAAACCGCGAACTCATGGACCAGATGCTGCCCGATAAGCTGGCCCGATGCGCCCAGCTCTGTCCGACTACCAACATCTGGCCAGTGGCAAGGTCCGCGAGCTGTACCGGATCGACGACGGGCACCTGCTGTTCGTCGCCACCGATCGCATCTCGGCCTTCGACTACATCCTCGACAGCCAGATCCCCGACAAGGGTCGCATCCTGACCGCCATGAGCGTCTTCTTCTTCGACTACGTTGAGGCGCCAAACCACCTGGCAGGCCCACCCGACGACCCGCGCATCCCCGAGGAAGCGCTTGGCCGCGCGCTCGTGGTCGAGGAGCTCGAGATGATGCCCGTCGAGGCCGTGGCGCGCGGCTACCTGACCGGCTCCGGGCTGATCGACTACCAGAAGACGGGCTCGGTGTGCGGCATCGCGCTGCCGCCCGGTCTGGTCGAGGCCAGTAAGTTCGCCGAGCCGTTGTTCACACCGGCGACCAAAGCCGAGCTGGGCGCCCACGACGAGAACATCTCGTTCGACGACGTGATCGAGATGGTGGGCGCGGTGCGGGCCAACCAACTGCGGGAGCTCACCCTGAAGACCTACATCCAGGGCGCCGACCACGCGCTGACCAAGGGCATCATCGTCGCCGACACCAAGTTCGAGTTCGGCGTCGACAAGGACGGCAACCTGCGACTGGCCGACGAGATCTTCACACCGGACTCCAGCAGATACTGGCGCGCCGACGACTATCAGGAAGGCGTCGTGCAGAACAGCTTCGACAAGCAGTTCGTCCGCAACTGGTTGATCGGCCCGGAGTCCGGCTGGGACCGCAACGGCGACACCCCGCCACCGCCGCTGCCCGCCGACATCATTGATGCCACCCGGGCGCGTTATATCGAAGCCTACGAACGCATCTCGGGCCTGAAGTTCGACGACTGGATCGGAGCGAGTGCGTGAAGCCGCCCATCGCCAAACGGGTCGACCATCGCAGGGAGTACCACGGTGACGTCTTCATCGATCCCTACGAATGGCTGCGCGACAAGTCCGACCCCGACGTGATTGCCTATCTCGAGGCCGAGAACGCATACACCGAGCATGCCACCGCGACGCTTGCGCCGTTGCGGCAGAAGATCTTCGACGAGATCAAGGCCCGCACCAAGGAGACCGACCTCTCGGTGCCGACACGCCGCGGCGACTGGTGGTACTACGGTCGCAGCTTCGAGGGCAAGCAGTACAACGTGCACTGCCGTTGCCCAGTAACCGATGTCGGCGACTGGGTACCACCGCAGTTCGACGAACAGACCGAGATCCCTGGCGAGCAGATCCTCATCGACGAGAACGCCGAGGCCGAGGGGCACGACTTCTTCGCGCTGGGCGCCGCGTCGGTGAGTCTGGACGGAAACATCATCGCGTACTCGGTCGACACCAAGGGTGACGAGCGATACACCCTGCGATTCAAGGATTTACGTACACAGCAGTTGTACGACGACGAGATCGTCGGCATCGCCGCAGGCGTGACGTGGGCCGCCGACAACCGCACCGTCTATTACACGACGGTGGACGACGCGTGGCGCCCCGACACCGTCTGGCGGCACCGCATCGGATCCGGGCTGCCCGCCGAGCAGGTGTACCACGAACCCGACGAGAAGTTCTGGCTGGCGGTCGGGCGCACCCGCAGCGACAAGTTCATCCTCATCGCTGCGGGCTCCGCCGTCACCTCCGAGGTCCGCTACGGCGACGCCGCCGACCCACAGACGGAGTTCACCCCGGTGTGGCCACGCCGCGAACTCGTCGAGTACTCGGTGGAACACGCCATCGTCGGCGGTGAGGACCGGTTCCTGATCCTGCACAACGACGGCGCCGAGAACTTCACGCTTGTCGAGGCGCCGGTGGCCGACCCCACCGCCCTGCGCACCCTGATCGAGCACCGCGACGACGTGCGACTCGACTCCGTCGACGCATTCGAGGGGCACCTGGTCGTCGGCTATCGCAGTGAGGCGCTGCCCAAGATCCAGCTCTGGCCCATCGTGAATACGGGGGCCAACGTCACCTACGGCCATCCCGAGGACCTCACCTTCGAATCCGAACTGATGTCGGCGGGCCTTGCCGGAAACCCGAACTGGAGCTCGCCGAAGCTGCGGATCGGCGCCACGTCGTTCGTCATCCCGCTGCGGATCTACGACGTCGACCTGGCGTCGGGTGAGCGCACACTGCTGCGCGAGCAACCGGTGCTGGGTGACTACCGGCCGCAGGACTACGTGGAGCGCCGGGACTGGGCCGTCGCCTCCGACGGTGCGCGCGTGCCGATCTCGATCGTCCACCGCATCGGCCTGCAGTACCCCGCCCCGTTGATGCTTTACGGCTACGGGGCCTACGAGTCGTGCGAGGACCCGCGGTTCTCCATCGCCCGGCTGTCGCTGCTCGACCGCGGCATGGTGTTCGCGGTCGCGCATGTGCGCGGCGGAGGGGAGCTCGGCCGGCCGTGGTACGAACACGGAAAGCTGCTCGAGAAGAAGAACACCTTCACCGATTTCATCGCCGTCGCACAGCATCTCGTCGACACCGACATCACCCGGCCGGAGAACATGGTCGCCTACGGCGGCAGCGCGGGTGGCCTGCTGGTCGGGGCCGTCACCAATATGGCTCCGGAGCTCTTCGCGGGTGTGCTCGCCCTGGTGCCCTTCGTCGACCCGCTGACCACCATCCTCGACCCGTCGCTACCGCTGACGGTCACCGAGTGGGACGAGTGGGGAAACCCCTTGCAGGACAAAGAAGTCTACGACTACATGAAGTCCTACTCGCCGTACGAGAACGTCGAGGCGAAGAACTACCCGCCGATCCTGGCCATGACGTCGCTGAACGACACCCGGGTGCTGTACGTCGAGCCGGCGAAATGGGTTGCCGCGCTGAGGCACACCGCGGGCGGTGCACCGTCGGTGCTGCTCAAGACCGAGATGAACGCGGGCCACGGTGGTATCAGCGGACGCTACGAACGGTGGAAAGAGACGGCGTTCCAATACGCGTGGCTATTGGATGCCGCCAAAGCCGACCACGACGGTGGCGGCGCCTAGGTAGACGACCTCCTCGAGGGTGCGGAGGTCGAGCCGCGTGGTCATGGACTTCGGCGGGTTGGGCATCCGCGCCGCGTACACGTTCGCCGGGAACATCGCCAGCATCAGCAGGAACAGGCATGCGGCCGCGGCGACCCGTGTCGGCGGATAGAGCAGTCCCGCGGCGCCCGCGAGTTCGAGGACGCCGGTGATGCTGACCAGCAGCCCGGGAGCCGGCAGCCGCGGCGGGACGATCGCGATCATGTCGCGTCGCAGCGGATTGACGAAGTGCGCGACGCCGGTAAGCACGAACATCGCGGCGAGACCGACGGCGATCGCGGACGGCCAGCTGTCGACGTAGTCCACCCCCAGCCAACCGGCCAGGCGCGCGGCGAGAGTGCCGAGCACGAGTGTGACGATGGCGGCCATGACGACTCCAATCTAGACAGTGGCAAGATGCAACATAGGCAACAATCTAGGCATTGTCAAGATTCCCGGTTATGATGGCCGACATGAGCAGGGCTTCCTATCACCACGGCGACCTGAAGGCCGTCATCCTGGCGCAGGCCGCCGAACTCGTGGCCCAGCGTGGCGCTGACGGGATCTCGCTACGCGAACTGGCCAGGGAAGCCGGGGTGTCGCATGCGGCGCCTGCGCATCACTTCACCGATCGTCGGGGCCTCTTCACCGCGCTGTCCGCCCAGGGCTGGCGACTGCTGGCCGAGGCGCTCACCGGGGCCAGACCCGATTTCGTCGAGGCGGCGCTGGCCTACGTGCGGTTCGCGCTCGACCATCCCGGGCACTACGCCGTGATGTTCGACCGCTCGCTCGTCGATCCCGACAACCCCGAGTTGCTCGCGGCGCAGGAGGCGGCGGGTGCGGAGTTGCGGCGGGGCGTCGGCACCCTCGACGATGCGCGCGCCGCGAAGGACCCCCAAGCCGCGGCGTTGGCGGCCTGGTCTCTGGTGCATGGCTTTTCGCTGTTGTGGCTCAACAAGGCGATCGACACCGACGGCGATCCGATGGAGACCGTGCACCGTGTCGCAGGCATGCTGTTCAAGACACGGTAGCGTGCCAGTCATGACCGATACTTCGCTCACCGACATCCCACTGACC
The nucleotide sequence above comes from Mycolicibacterium moriokaense. Encoded proteins:
- a CDS encoding S9 family peptidase — translated: MKPPIAKRVDHRREYHGDVFIDPYEWLRDKSDPDVIAYLEAENAYTEHATATLAPLRQKIFDEIKARTKETDLSVPTRRGDWWYYGRSFEGKQYNVHCRCPVTDVGDWVPPQFDEQTEIPGEQILIDENAEAEGHDFFALGAASVSLDGNIIAYSVDTKGDERYTLRFKDLRTQQLYDDEIVGIAAGVTWAADNRTVYYTTVDDAWRPDTVWRHRIGSGLPAEQVYHEPDEKFWLAVGRTRSDKFILIAAGSAVTSEVRYGDAADPQTEFTPVWPRRELVEYSVEHAIVGGEDRFLILHNDGAENFTLVEAPVADPTALRTLIEHRDDVRLDSVDAFEGHLVVGYRSEALPKIQLWPIVNTGANVTYGHPEDLTFESELMSAGLAGNPNWSSPKLRIGATSFVIPLRIYDVDLASGERTLLREQPVLGDYRPQDYVERRDWAVASDGARVPISIVHRIGLQYPAPLMLYGYGAYESCEDPRFSIARLSLLDRGMVFAVAHVRGGGELGRPWYEHGKLLEKKNTFTDFIAVAQHLVDTDITRPENMVAYGGSAGGLLVGAVTNMAPELFAGVLALVPFVDPLTTILDPSLPLTVTEWDEWGNPLQDKEVYDYMKSYSPYENVEAKNYPPILAMTSLNDTRVLYVEPAKWVAALRHTAGGAPSVLLKTEMNAGHGGISGRYERWKETAFQYAWLLDAAKADHDGGGA
- a CDS encoding TetR/AcrR family transcriptional regulator, which encodes MSRASYHHGDLKAVILAQAAELVAQRGADGISLRELAREAGVSHAAPAHHFTDRRGLFTALSAQGWRLLAEALTGARPDFVEAALAYVRFALDHPGHYAVMFDRSLVDPDNPELLAAQEAAGAELRRGVGTLDDARAAKDPQAAALAAWSLVHGFSLLWLNKAIDTDGDPMETVHRVAGMLFKTR
- a CDS encoding DoxX family protein — encoded protein: MAAIVTLVLGTLAARLAGWLGVDYVDSWPSAIAVGLAAMFVLTGVAHFVNPLRRDMIAIVPPRLPAPGLLVSITGVLELAGAAGLLYPPTRVAAAACLFLLMLAMFPANVYAARMPNPPKSMTTRLDLRTLEEVVYLGAATVVVGFGGIQ